Proteins encoded in a region of the Macaca mulatta isolate MMU2019108-1 chromosome X, T2T-MMU8v2.0, whole genome shotgun sequence genome:
- the LOC693330 gene encoding G antigen 10: MSWRGRSTYRRRPRRYVEPPEMIGPMLPEQFSDEEVEPPKPEEGEPATQSQDPAPALEGEDEGPSAGQGPEPEAESQEEVRPTPDYEREDGPDVQEMSLPNPEEVKRPE, encoded by the exons ATGAGTTGGCGAGGAAGATCAACCTATCGGCGTAGACCAAGACGCTATGTAGAGCCTCCTGAAATGATTGGGCCTATGCTG CCCGAGCAGTTCAGTGATGAAGAAGTGGAACCACCAAAACCTGAAGAGGGGGAACCAGCAACTCAAAGTCAGGATCCTGCGCCTGCTCTggagggagaggatgagggaCCATCTGCAGGTCAAG ggcCAGAGCCTGAAGCTGAGAGCCAGGAAGAGGTTCGCCCGACGCCCGATTATGAGCGTGAAGATGGTCCTGATGTCCAGGAGATGAGCCTGCCAAATCCAGAGGAGGTGAAAAGGCCTGAATAA